acTAACagtggaggggaggaaaggaaaagagaggagaaggagaatgAGGAAGTCATAGCTGGTCTTCGTGTAACATGTAGGATTTTGGTGACATTCAGTAGCTCCTCACTGTTTATATGCTTACTTGGGCTAGACATCAGTACTTACATGACtttaatgaaatggaaaattctgtTTGCATTAGGTAACAAACTCCATTTTGTTTGCACTCTTCAGAGGTATGAAAGTcacatatagatatatatggACCTAAAGGCAGGTTCACCATCCAACAGCCTTTGTGCAAGCTCACTCTCGCCTGCATGTGGCAGTGAGCCAAGAGCCAGAAGTGGTCCTGCTGGAATGAAATGGGCCTGCTCATGCTCACCCCCAGGGGATGAGCACACCAGCTCTAGCAAGGTGGGAGGTGGGTAGTGCAATTGCTTTAGAGCAGGGCTGTCACAGAGCTAATTTACTATGCCAAAAAGCCTCCTGGATTAGGCCAGCTTTGGCTTGGAGACAACATAGGTGGCTGTGCCAGGCTAAAGGTTAACGGGAAGCCTGTGGGCAGCACTAAATTGCCCATGCTTGATGTTGGTTATGTATAACCtcctattttgcatttttctgtgttaaataaCAGCGGGCATCTGAGCATCATTGCTGCAGCCATCAACACAGGCTGGGTCAGttccagttaaaaaaacaaagggtGAGTCTCAATGCAAACTGCAGCCACGAGTACTTACCCccgggctctgctgctggggccaTGGAGCCGCAACCTGGGTGTTTTGTCAGCCTCTATTTAACGCACACGCTTCTCCTTTGGTTGTTCCCCAAACTCCATCCGGTGCACTGATTTCCCCAGCGAGGAGCTTGTCTAAACAGCAGTGGTTTGACTGCTTTAACTGGTGTTGTTTAAGTGCTTAATCCTCCTAGGCCCCATAGAGGTATACTAGCACAAACATTAACATTCAGGGAGAGTATCTGCTTTAAAGCACCTCTCTAGGGCTAGGTACTTGCATCCATGGTAGCATGGCATTAAATAGCAGTCAGTTAAGTTTGCCTGTGATGGTTTTATAGAAACATAAATACTCCTGGGGAAAAAGTTGGTTGTAGGACAGTTGATGTCCAAATATATTTTGGGTCCTTAATTACTTTCTGATATGTTTCTTGGTTTCATGGGCTGAAAATGTTTAGGATCTTTGATGGTGTCTTGCTGGTGTAGAGTGACTTGGTCCTTTTCCTGGCCCATGTCCTCGTCTGAGGCCTGCAGCGTTGTAGATATTGCTCCTGTATGGGATGGTTCTTATAAACTGTTTACCTCCTAAGATATTAAAGGGCTAATCTACACCAGAGCACCTCGACTGAAGTAACTGTGTTGCAAGAACCTAGAAATGCTATAGCAACCATTCCCTCAGCCTATTTTAGTCTCTGAGAAGCTGTGGCAAAAAAAGGTGTCTGTAACCATGTCCACAGGAGGGGTTCTGCAAACATCAGTGTCTCGGTTGTGAATTGTTACCTTCCTTCACAGCCATCTTAAGAGCAGCCTGGGGAGCTCTTGCTGCCCATGCTTCTCCAGGGTGCATATTACCCTCTGTTGTGCTGGTAAAATGGTGGCTGGGCATGCTGAAGCCCACGTGGGATTAGTTAGATCACCATCACTGGGCTGGTGAGCTGGcctcttctctttcactttcttcCTGCTTCACCTGCTGAACTAAAgggtatttttcttccctttctcctaaATAGcaaccccctcccccctttGTGTTGCTGAGCTTGACCAGGATTTCTCAAATTTTCTGGCACTTTATTCCCTCCCTCTCTTATTTGTTGTTTGCTTCGGATCATTGCCCTTCCTACAACTGTCTGCGTACCCATCTCCTTGGAAACAGCAGGACTTGTTTATGTGAAGGCAATAAGGAAACTAATTGATTTGTAGCAGCTGCAGACATGCAAGAAAGCAGGGTTCCTTCCATCGGAGGATGGTAACTCATGAAAAAGTGAGCCTCTATTTGTGCTGACTGCTGAAGGGTTAGATGGTATGGGCAAAAATGACCTTCTTACACTTACATTTCCAATTTGTGTTCCACTtaatagcagcagcaggaagtttggtgtgtgtgtatgtgtatttttaaggaCCATTTTTTGTTAGTCCTTTTTGTCATCAGTGTGTAGGAGTTGAGAAGCAACAGGAAAATGGGTAAGTCTCACTTATTTTGTACTTCGAGGAATAtcatgctgtgccatgccaggTACTTTGTGAAATATCGTGCCAGTGCCCCATGCCAGACCTATGTTCTCTCCTGTCCCCAACCCTGATCTCTCTGTGTCTGTGGGACTTCCCCATCTGTTAGTTGAGTTTCCTGGTCCTCCAGGACAGAGCTGTGGAGGCCCACAAACAACTTAAACATGCCGTACACCTGGTGGGGCCACCAGGTGGGACCTCTCACTTatcctctgcctccctgcccacccAGCCTGAAGAGCCAGCTGCCTGGGCTTGGTGTGGCCAGCCAGCACCATGAGATGGTGGCAGGGCCCCCTGGGAAGCTCTCCAGAAAAATCCTGTGGTGCAAGGGTGGGCAGCTCCCCCTCTGAGGCCCAGGTGGCCAAGGAGGGGCCATGTCAGTGCCAAGGAGGCAGTGCCAGTGCCAGGGGGGGCAACCTGAGATGTGGGATCTGTCCTGGGGTTGTTTGCACGCAAAAACAGTGGTGTCTGGGAGGCCTGAAGTCAAGCAAGCCCTGGCAATGAGTTGCTGATGTCAACAACTCTGTGATGACAgcttggagaaggaagaaagtattTCCATGTACCTTCAGTTTCGTGTGTATCTTGAAGAGGCGGTGAGGATggatgctgattttttttttctattttgtatgGCCTCTGAAACACTGCTGGAAGAGCTGTTCCTGGAAACCTGTCATTGAAAACTTTCTTCCCCACCCGGTATGAACAAATTTTCCTGGGGTATGCTTTGTCATCATCTCCCAGTTTGGGTTAggatttcttcctcctgttgcTAGGTTCCTCCTTTTCATTACCTTCTTGGGAATTAGTGTCTGTAAATAGCTCTGTCCGAGCAGGAACCCCACTCAATGGGGCTCttgaaaactgcagcacagcaagcCATGTTCTAGGGCAGGCAGCAtcatgtgctgctgctgctgctccatcaGAACAatttgctctgtgttttaaaCTTGAGAGGTGTACCACAGTTGTACCATTGAACCTTCACATAAGCTATTTTTTAGCAACTGAAGCTGTATATAATCTTCATTTCTTAAACTATAATAAGTGAAATGCTTGGTACTAGTTTGAAAGGTAGCTGTGTTGTGCTTTATCTTCCCTCTCTTGGTATTGTTTACACTTCCAATGACTAGCAAAACCTGGTCAGAGCTCTCAGAAGTGAGATCTCTCTCAACTTTAGATGTGTAAGTTGATAGAACCCTtattaaagtggaaaaaagcttGTGTTTTTGAGGAAAGCATTCTCTGCTGTTCCTAAGCTGAACTAGTAGATGAGTAGAAGAGCAAAGAATACAgtgaaaaatcttatttttacagtatCAGTAAATCCAAACTTAGTAAAGAGGTCTCTAATGTTAGTTTCTTTTCTACCTCTTCCCTTCAGATGGTCTATAGCCCTCCTTCATATGACCTGTAGACCATGCTTGGTTGTCATAGCATTCCCAGTGTAAACAACAAAATGAGGCTTCAGTGACTTGTCGTAGAGTACATATGGACTATAAAGATGTTGTTAATCCTTGGCTTTTAAGAAGCCAGAAATAAATTTTTGGAAAGCACCAAGAAAAATCTTAGAAAACTTTGGCTGGTTGAGGAGAGCTATCTTTAGTGTTACAAAAGACATTGTTTTTGAATTGCATTAAAATCACAATACCTCTGGGTGCATgtggctttttaaattattttggtgaaaataatctgttttgaTATAAACAGAGCCAGGGACTGCCCAGTGATATGCCTTGTTATATAGTTCATTAAAGAACTAATGTCATTATTTAACTCTCATTTTGCAGGCTATGGATTCAGAATCAAAGGACAGCTTTATAGGAAGCTTTCTTCAGCCACCAGATAAAATGATTCCTGCATCCTTCGCTTATACAGAATCAAAGCAGTTGGCAGCTCTTGGAGTTGACATGCCTTCTATCTCCAATAACCAAGGTAAAGTCAAAATATGTCttttaaagttgtgtttttaattgttcCTTGTGAAATCTCTTGAGCAAACTCCTCATTCTGTTTTACTCAGTTCAATGACTTGCAGTGGTTATCAGGCTGACAGTGACAGGATGTGTATGTGTCCTGAGGGAGTAGTCTCCCTGAAGTCATACATCTGGAATGGAAACTGCTGCAAGTTTTCTAACATCCTTATAAACTTTGGCTTTGAAAATTGTTTAACTTAAATATCGTCAGACTTCCTCTAAAAGCAAAGGGGAATGCTTCAAACTCAACAGAAGCAATTCACGCTttaaattcagcaaaaaaaGATACGGTACTCTGACTTGAAATTGGCTTTGTGCAGTGCTATTCAACTCTCTCTAGCTTAAAATTACTATTTCTaagcttttttgtgtgtgtgtggtatgATTTACTGGGAGAACTTCTGAGTAAAACAGACTCTCAGGAAAGTTATCAGCATATTTGTCTGTGTGAAATACAGGTCCACTATGCTTGTCTTATGCCTTAATCAATGATTACTCCCTAGAGTTCATAGGACAAATGCCTAGGGGCTTAGCATGTCCAGAGAGCTCAGTGAATAACGAGTGTACCATACTTGGATTTAATGTCACAGACAACTTTGCAATATTGCATAGACATAGCCTGTGCGTGTGTCAttattgttctttgttttgtggcCTCCCCATATGAAGAATCTGTGACTTCTGTAATAATCTTCTGTCATACAAAGCTTGGGCTTTTTGGATTAAAATGTTCAGTTTAATATTACGCAGCTAAATAGTGTGTCAATAGAAAGATGGAAGAAGTGCTCCCACTTCAtctttctgctctctggtgtctgttatttatttattctaatgaGGCTGTGGGAAGCTGATCAGAGTTGTTACGGAGCTAGCAATATTTGCTGGATGTTCCTCTACCAACTGAATTGGTATAAGGAAAATATCAAGGCTTATGAAAtgtctgaagaaaagctgaacttGTTACAGAACATGTCTTAAACTTCCATAGGTATGTAAGTTTTTTTGAGAGCTAGTAACTTTTCCTTGTAGTTGAAGTTGGaactctgattttatttttgttgtaattttgACTGGTATTGATTTGAgactaaaagcaaaatcttgcAGATTTGATTTTAtggttttaaaaagatgttgAATACAAGAAGTGAGATGGTTGAGTCATTacctttttaaacaaagttttttAAATGCATCCTGTGCTAAAATGTCCCttgcatctgattttttttctgcttgtccAGTGTCCTTTTTTATCTGCCCACACCAGTTGCATTACACCAAAACTTCTGACCGAACTTATGTACCTGTGTTCCTTGCTTCTCTGTAAACAGATGCTAATAGTTCTGTGTCCCAGAGTTTGCTGTACCGAATTTACAatgatttctttgtgtttgctaACATTTGGAgtgaaaatagcttttctcaTAGGACCTGTGCTTTCTACCTCACTTATGCAgtaaacatgtttattttctcctagATACATTTTGAGTGTTATTGTACTGTTGGGGAATGTCGTTCATTTTAGAGGTGATCCTAGAAAGAAAATCTAGgtagtatttttctgtttgaagtgttttataaaaatagtaaGAGGAACTGTTTTAAGAGCTTAAATATAACTGTTGCATTGTTTGCTAGCTGTGGTGGCAGCCCTGAGAACTCTTCAAGAAAAGATACACCGTCTAGAGCTGGAGAAGTCACAAGCTGAAGATAATCTGTGCAGCCTCTCCATAGCAGCTGCTCAGTATAAGAAGGCCTTAGAGCATGAATCCTACAAAAAAGACACAGCACATCAAGAACTGATGCAACAGAGGAAAGGTATTTCTCTGACTGCTAAAGTGTAGCCACAGCAACTCAAAGAGCGTATAATCCAGGGAGTGTTTGTTTTGACAAACAGCTGATTAATACAacccctctttctttttctttgcttcagaacTGGGGACAGGCAGAAGCCTGATAATTGCAGATCAAGTTTAGATCGTATTTGTACATATATTAACCAACTATTGCATAACCCATAAAGCTGTTCTAAAGAATAAGCAGATTTCAGGTGGTGTGTTTAACTTGTATGATAACCAAGCATCTGTTTACTTGTATAACACTGCTAACTTGAGAAAAGTAAGTGGAAGGGAAGGAACCAGATTCTGGTTAGATATTTACTGATATTAATCAAAGTAACAGCTGTGCTCACACCTTCGGAATTCATATTAGGGACTAGCTCTGGAAAAGCATCTTGATTCACAtgtcatatataaaatatattttaaccaCACAACTTGTTCAgactaaaaaaaacttttcttctctcttctgtagATAGAGAATTCCTCAAAGAGATGACAGGATGGCTAAATGTATGACTCCCATTGCTGTACTgaacatcttttcttctttctgtagtTATAAGTGTGCAGTTAAATGCAACACAATcccgctgctccctgctggagAAACAGCTGGATTACATGAGGAAAATGGTTTCTAGTGcggaactggaaaagaaaatggttttagaACAACAGGTGAAGCCTTTTAACATACTAACAAAGTAGtaatatagtaaaaaaaaagaaaatataaaaacgTGTAAGAGCTGAACATCTTTCTTCCTCAGCTCTGTTCAGGGTGataacaaacaaaagcaatttactGTCTGACTGGCTGTTGACGGCCATTCAATGAATTGTATGAAAAGACTCCCTAGGTGGAACTCCTAATGAGCAAAGCCATGCTAATACTTGCATATTTGGTAGACAAAATACTGCTGGAAACTCATGTCGTCTTTGTCTTCCTGGTATTTTTCATCgctttgcaattaaaaaaaatattaaatttaaactaATTAAACACCTCTActgtagtgtttgtttttttgctgtctgaaataatttcagtcaATTGCCATCTTCACTCTTGCTTACATTTTCCAGACCCagcttcagaaagagaaagatcaGAACCAGGTGGAACTGCATGCCAAACTTGAAAAACTTGAAGTACTAGAAAAAGTATGTCTTAAACTTACTGCTACTCAAAAAATTGCAGAGGTAAGCAGGCATGGAATTAGTCTGAAAGTTATTCATTTGGTACTGTTAATAGTGTAAAAGTTCTTGCAAAAGTTTCCTCTGCTAAAGCTGAGATCATAAAACATACCTGACTGAATGCTTGGCTACCTTGGATTCATTTGcataagttgtgttttttttcagtctgggCCTTAAAAATTCCTACAGCCCTGTTTTATCCCAGATTACAATTGCAAGCTACTTCAGACTTCTGATTCAGTATGGCAAACTGAAGTGTGACTAAGCATTCTTACCTTCAAATTCAGGACAAAATCAAACACttagaagaaaagctttctaaagAAGAGCATCAGCACAAGCTAATACAAGACAAAGCTACTCAGGTAGACTGAAACGgttttattttatctccttttttattACTGAAGGAAACTATTCTCTCTgtccaaaatgtctttttaattacatttaaactCCACATGTTTAACTCTTAGAGTGGTAACTCCTGGAAGAACTCCTGGAGTACTAAGTAGACTAGTTGTAAATCACATAGGAAAAAGCTTGTCTCGATCAAGAAAgattctgcttgtttttttgttaatgaCAGAATTCATCAGCCTTAAAGCTGCTACCAGTGATCTGGGTAAAGAGTGAATTTCTGGAGAAACTTCCACTGAATCAGATAACCTTAAATAGAAAGTGGTCATGTAGAAAATCTTATACCTCCAGTAAGGTTGGTTGTTCTCATTTGTATTCCTCTTTTTGTTAAGATTTGCTGAGATCTAATGTACTATACTATACCTGGAAAAGTCTTTAATCAGTGGTACTGTCACGTTTTTTAAGTGTGAGGTGGAATTTCACATTCACATTGTTCTGTGAAGTCACACTTGGTTCATTAGGCCACCACTTACCTGAGGAATATTCACCAAAGAGAGCAAAATCAAAGGAACAGTGATCTTTTTGTTAAAAGAGCAAAGTAACTTCAGGTATTCTAAACCTCACTTCATTGAGAGGTAGCAGCCATTTTGAGAGAGCTGTTTATGATGGCATTCCCTGGAGAGGGACGTGCAGAGCTGGAGAACAATTTTGTGAGAATGCAGTCATAGCCAACAGCTGAAGTTAATTAATCACTGCAGTCTATTTTATACCTATTCCTCAGTCCAGGAACTTTGAATTAACATGCAGATTGTAGCCCAGATATCTGATCACCTCCAGAATACAGCAGAATGGCACAGttgaaaatttacatttttgggggtttctttcttaaactgtttttgttgctgcagagcagaaagcctAGTGCAGAGATTTTATCTTCTGAGTAACATAGTAAAAATGACTTCCCCAGAGCAGATAATCTGACATTAGCAGTAGTATAAACATTTGCTCAAGAAAGGACTTAAGTGAAGTAAATTGTGTCTTAAACTAGTACTAGTTCACTGTAGGATCGATTGATGTCTGTTGGGAAACACAGGGTGTGGCAAAGCTGGTTCAGCTTCCTTTTGATGACAGAAAACTCAGAATAATCTCACTTTAGTGATGAACCTCCAGCATTGTTTAGCCGGAACTGTTACACATGCCAAAACAAAGTTCTTGTCCTGTGTTTGATTGGGAATGGCTATTATCCTGTTTATCATGAGCCTTTATATCAACTTTGAACTGCAGAGCAATCTGTGGATTGTCCAGCAGGCTTGACCTCTGTTACACAGATGAGCTCATTTCTCTCTGCCCCTGGGCTGTGAGGTCCAAATGTTCATATTCTTTGGATTTTATGATTGGATCCACAGCAAGCAAAAGGATTGCTTTATCTCAGTTACTAGGTATCATAGTGGAAAAGTacacctgctgcagctggataTGAAAATGGGAACTGGTAAAACAGAGCTGCAATATATGTCTGATACCGTGCCATCCTAGTGATCTGTTCAGTTTTTAAGCATAGCTTATCTTCCAAGCAGAACAATTAATGGTGCCCTTAATTGGCCCTCATTCGTCCATGAAAGAGGGAATTAATTAGACCGTGTGATTTCAGTCTTCTAGTATTACATTaaatacttgctttctttttttgtttatttacaaagCTTCAAAAAGGATTTGAGATAAGCAGAATTTCGATGTCTTCAGTATCATCTGAAAATGAacgtaaaaagaaaaaaaggaagaaaaataaacctaagAAGGTAACATGAAAGTTTTCATTAGCATAGTGTTACTGATAGCATCTGACTCACACAGAGATTGGAATTTGTGAAAAATGGTGATGTAATAGCCACTTGATTTGTCTGATCCACTTTATTCCATTTCCAAATTGAAGAACAGTGCTGAAtaaatcttctttttttccttttggtaatTAAAACTGGGATAGGGCTGGTAATGTCTCACTGAAAAACTTTCCTGTACCAGCATGACAATAACCTCTGTTACAGTCTTACTGCTGTCCTCTGTGTCCTGTCTtagctgcttttcatttcatctgGCAAAATTAGCTTCCAAAGTAATTTTAAGTAGG
The Cygnus olor isolate bCygOlo1 chromosome 3, bCygOlo1.pri.v2, whole genome shotgun sequence genome window above contains:
- the CEP57L1 gene encoding centrosomal protein CEP57L1 isoform X1, which encodes MSTPALARWERASEHHCCSHQHRLGQFQLKKQRAMDSESKDSFIGSFLQPPDKMIPASFAYTESKQLAALGVDMPSISNNQAVVAALRTLQEKIHRLELEKSQAEDNLCSLSIAAAQYKKALEHESYKKDTAHQELMQQRKVISVQLNATQSRCSLLEKQLDYMRKMVSSAELEKKMVLEQQTQLQKEKDQNQVELHAKLEKLEVLEKVCLKLTATQKIAEDKIKHLEEKLSKEEHQHKLIQDKATQLQKGFEISRISMSSVSSENERKKKKRKKNKPKKQKNPTVKKTHPSQFHVKAGVLPFVAGKSVSSSHSVSANVQSVLHIMKHRCPRITSQRQDGATSGISGQTALSKPVSSCSTSSTVTGSLSDLLLAIQDEMSQMSFEHQELLKQIQETQDSKVREDLEQKLSCLVKQMNIKEEQISKLKKHQTSVQKLKRKTQKLKQEAAHVKLKSGNQKEAKEITVTVRQSMSKSRAGQKSSSSLQLLKNVQKLQLALKKDDIMWEQ
- the CEP57L1 gene encoding centrosomal protein CEP57L1 isoform X3 gives rise to the protein MYLQFRVYLEEAAMDSESKDSFIGSFLQPPDKMIPASFAYTESKQLAALGVDMPSISNNQAVVAALRTLQEKIHRLELEKSQAEDNLCSLSIAAAQYKKALEHESYKKDTAHQELMQQRKVISVQLNATQSRCSLLEKQLDYMRKMVSSAELEKKMVLEQQTQLQKEKDQNQVELHAKLEKLEVLEKVCLKLTATQKIAEDKIKHLEEKLSKEEHQHKLIQDKATQLQKGFEISRISMSSVSSENERKKKKRKKNKPKKQKNPTVKKTHPSQFHVKAGVLPFVAGKSVSSSHSVSANVQSVLHIMKHRCPRITSQRQDGATSGISGQTALSKPVSSCSTSSTVTGSLSDLLLAIQDEMSQMSFEHQELLKQIQETQDSKVREDLEQKLSCLVKQMNIKEEQISKLKKHQTSVQKLKRKTQKLKQEAAHVKLKSGNQKEAKEITVTVRQSMSKSRAGQKSSSSLQLLKNVQKLQLALKKDDIMWEQ
- the CEP57L1 gene encoding centrosomal protein CEP57L1 isoform X2, whose amino-acid sequence is MLIFFFYFVWPLKHCWKSCSWKPVIENFLPHPAMDSESKDSFIGSFLQPPDKMIPASFAYTESKQLAALGVDMPSISNNQAVVAALRTLQEKIHRLELEKSQAEDNLCSLSIAAAQYKKALEHESYKKDTAHQELMQQRKVISVQLNATQSRCSLLEKQLDYMRKMVSSAELEKKMVLEQQTQLQKEKDQNQVELHAKLEKLEVLEKVCLKLTATQKIAEDKIKHLEEKLSKEEHQHKLIQDKATQLQKGFEISRISMSSVSSENERKKKKRKKNKPKKQKNPTVKKTHPSQFHVKAGVLPFVAGKSVSSSHSVSANVQSVLHIMKHRCPRITSQRQDGATSGISGQTALSKPVSSCSTSSTVTGSLSDLLLAIQDEMSQMSFEHQELLKQIQETQDSKVREDLEQKLSCLVKQMNIKEEQISKLKKHQTSVQKLKRKTQKLKQEAAHVKLKSGNQKEAKEITVTVRQSMSKSRAGQKSSSSLQLLKNVQKLQLALKKDDIMWEQ
- the CEP57L1 gene encoding centrosomal protein CEP57L1 isoform X5, producing the protein MAMDSESKDSFIGSFLQPPDKMIPASFAYTESKQLAALGVDMPSISNNQAVVAALRTLQEKIHRLELEKSQAEDNLCSLSIAAAQYKKALEHESYKKDTAHQELMQQRKVISVQLNATQSRCSLLEKQLDYMRKMVSSAELEKKMVLEQQTQLQKEKDQNQVELHAKLEKLEVLEKVCLKLTATQKIAEDKIKHLEEKLSKEEHQHKLIQDKATQLQKGFEISRISMSSVSSENERKKKKRKKNKPKKQKNPTVKKTHPSQFHVKAGVLPFVAGKSVSSSHSVSANVQSVLHIMKHRCPRITSQRQDGATSGISGQTALSKPVSSCSTSSTVTGSLSDLLLAIQDEMSQMSFEHQELLKQIQETQDSKVREDLEQKLSCLVKQMNIKEEQISKLKKHQTSVQKLKRKTQKLKQEAAHVKLKSGNQKEAKEITVTVRQSMSKSRAGQKSSSSLQLLKNVQKLQLALKKDDIMWEQ
- the CEP57L1 gene encoding centrosomal protein CEP57L1 isoform X6; its protein translation is MDSESKDSFIGSFLQPPDKMIPASFAYTESKQLAALGVDMPSISNNQAVVAALRTLQEKIHRLELEKSQAEDNLCSLSIAAAQYKKALEHESYKKDTAHQELMQQRKVISVQLNATQSRCSLLEKQLDYMRKMVSSAELEKKMVLEQQTQLQKEKDQNQVELHAKLEKLEVLEKVCLKLTATQKIAEDKIKHLEEKLSKEEHQHKLIQDKATQLQKGFEISRISMSSVSSENERKKKKRKKNKPKKQKNPTVKKTHPSQFHVKAGVLPFVAGKSVSSSHSVSANVQSVLHIMKHRCPRITSQRQDGATSGISGQTALSKPVSSCSTSSTVTGSLSDLLLAIQDEMSQMSFEHQELLKQIQETQDSKVREDLEQKLSCLVKQMNIKEEQISKLKKHQTSVQKLKRKTQKLKQEAAHVKLKSGNQKEAKEITVTVRQSMSKSRAGQKSSSSLQLLKNVQKLQLALKKDDIMWEQ
- the CEP57L1 gene encoding centrosomal protein CEP57L1 isoform X4 — protein: MSTPALARWERASEHHCCSHQHRLGQFQLKKQRAMDSESKDSFIGSFLQPPDKMIPASFAYTESKQLAALGVDMPSISNNQAVVAALRTLQEKIHRLELEKSQAEDNLCSLSIAAAQYKKALEHESYKKDTAHQELMQQRKVISVQLNATQSRCSLLEKQLDYMRKMVSSAELEKKMVLEQQTQLQKEKDQNQVELHAKLEKLEVLEKVCLKLTATQKIAELQKGFEISRISMSSVSSENERKKKKRKKNKPKKQKNPTVKKTHPSQFHVKAGVLPFVAGKSVSSSHSVSANVQSVLHIMKHRCPRITSQRQDGATSGISGQTALSKPVSSCSTSSTVTGSLSDLLLAIQDEMSQMSFEHQELLKQIQETQDSKVREDLEQKLSCLVKQMNIKEEQISKLKKHQTSVQKLKRKTQKLKQEAAHVKLKSGNQKEAKEITVTVRQSMSKSRAGQKSSSSLQLLKNVQKLQLALKKDDIMWEQ